A window from Nothobranchius furzeri strain GRZ-AD chromosome 17, NfurGRZ-RIMD1, whole genome shotgun sequence encodes these proteins:
- the LOC107393732 gene encoding E3 ubiquitin-protein ligase NEURL3, protein MPAMPHRCDVTCLGPLTFHSRAGDRIQLSEGDRRAERIGDTFRDGLVFSSRPVRVNERIRVCVQKHACKWKGALRVGFTNLSPSARTLPLPPMAIPNLTSVHGHWAAVVPEAFSPVGSELQFWVSNSGKLFWEGHNTGRHKLLSGVDLSKPLWAVIDLYGQTCSIFLLGSEKKDWVFTRRSCPAPAPLIEPPPSFNPDFLSPCENREDVVSSPNREISAGSSCVACMVKEPTVTLRCGHRCLCSPCTLKVRQHIGSCPLCRQQI, encoded by the exons ATGCCAGCGATGCCTCACAGGTGTGACGTCACTTGTCTCGGCCCCTTGACCTTTCACAGTCGGGCTGGAGACCGGATCCAACTGAGTGAGGGCGATCGACGAGCTGAGAGGATCGGGGACACGTTCAGAGATGGTCTGGTGTTCAGCAGCCGTCCGGTGAGGGTCAACGAGaggatccgtgtgtgtgtgcagaagcaTGCGTGCAAATGGAAGGGGGCGCTGCGTGTGGGCTTCACCAACCTGTCTCCATCAGCAAGGACTCTGCCTCTGCCCCCCATGGCCATCCCCAACCTCACCAGTGTCCACGGTCACTGGGCCGCTGTGGTTCCAGAGGCCTTCTCTCCTGTGGGCTCAGAGCTGCAGTTCTGGGTCTCTAATAGTGGTAAATTATTCTGGGAAGGCCACAACACCGGGCGCCACAAGCTGCTGTCAGGAGTGGACCTCAGCAAGCCGCTGTGGGCTGTAATTGACCTCTACGGGCAGACGTGCTCCATTTTCCTCCTCG GTTCTGAGAAAAAGGATTGGGTGTTCACCAGAAGATCCTGCCCAGCACCGGCGCCTCTCATCGAACCTCCGCCCAGTTTTAATCCAGATTTTTTGAGTCCGTGTGAAAACCGTGAAGACGTTGTCTCCTCTCCAAACAGGGAAATCTCAGCAG GAAGCAGCTGTGTGGCGTGCATGGTGAAGGAACCCACAGTGACTCTGAGATGTGGACACCGGTGTTTATGCAGTCCCTGTACCTTAAAGGTCAGGCAGCACATTGGTTCCTGCCCGCTGTGCCGACAGCAGATCTGA